From Zingiber officinale cultivar Zhangliang chromosome 5B, Zo_v1.1, whole genome shotgun sequence, the proteins below share one genomic window:
- the LOC121984592 gene encoding probable pinoresinol-lariciresinol reductase 3, with the protein MAMVSAREDAEEKTRPQITNSKVLVIGATGRLGQHLVKASLAAGHPTFVLVREIASPRAERSLLLQSFANSGVTVLKGSLQDYTSLIEAVKQVDVIICAVPSSEVLQQRLLIQVIKEARCIKRFIPCEFGADPDKVHILGMDYDFYEKKAEIRRCIEKENLPHTYICCNFFQRYLLPSLVQPGLKAPPRDKVHIFGEGNIKAVFVDEKDVATFTICAIDDTRTLNKVVYLRPQGNVYSLNELVEIWEVKIGKKLEKVYITEEQLLRSIHEIPYPSNMEMIFIYSAFVKGDHTYFGINSSGLDGSKLYPHVRCKTVDEYLSTLLDKTD; encoded by the exons ATGGCGATGGTATCGGCCCGGGAGGATGCGGAAGAGAAGACTCGACCTCAGATCACCAACAGCAAAGTGTTGGTAATTGGGGCAACCGGGAGGTTAGGACAGCATCTGGTGAAGGCGAGCCTCGCCGCGGGTCACCCCACCTTCGTCCTCGTGCGAGAGATCGCCTCTCCCCGCGCCGAACGATCTCTCCTCCTCCAATCCTTCGCCAACAGCGGCGTCACtgttctcaag GGTTCTTTACAAGACTACACAAGTCTTATTGAAGCTGTCAAGCAAGTCGATGTGATTATATGTGCAGTGCCATCAAGTGAAGTTCTTCAACAAAGGCTTCTAATTCAGGTTATAAAAGAAGCAAGATGCATCAAG AGGTTTATCCCTTGTGAATTTGGTGCTGACCCTGACAAGGTTCATATTCTCGGGATGGATTATGATTTTTACGAGAAGAAAGCTGAAATTCGACGTTGCATAGAGAAAGAAAATCTTCCTCACACCTATATTTGTTGTAACTTCTTCCAGAGGTATTTGCTTCCATCGCTTGTACAGCCAGGTCTAAAGGCTCCTCCAAGAGACAAAGTACACATTTTTGGAGAAGGAAACATTAAAG CTGTTTTTGTTGATGAGAAAGATGTTGCTACATTCACAATTTGTGCGATAGATGACACAAGGACTTTAAATAAGGTAGTATATCTACGACCGCAAGGCAATGTCTATTCACTGAACGAGCTGGTCGAGATTTGGGAGGTTAAAATTGGAAAGAAGCTCGAAAAAGTTTATATAACTGAGGAGCAACTTCTTAGAAGTATTCATG AGATCCCGTACCCGAGCAACATGGAAATGATCTTCATATATTCCGCTTTTGTGAAAGGCGATCATACTTACTTCGGCATCAACTCATCTGGCTTGGATGGGAGCAAGCTATATCCACACGTGAGATGCAAAACCGTCGACGAATATCTGAGTACCCTCTTGGATAAAACAGATTAA
- the LOC121984593 gene encoding proteasome subunit alpha type-1-like isoform X2: MFRNQYDTDVTTWSPAGRLFQVEYAMEAVKQGAAAVGLRSTSHVVLATVNKAASDLSSHQRKVFKIDDHIGVAIAGLTADGRVLSRYLRNECINHAFVYESPLPVSRLVVRLADKAQVCTQRSWKRPFGVGLLVAGLDETGAHLYYNCPSGSYFEYQAFAIGSRSQAAKTFLERRFESFNTYSRDELIKDAIFAIKETLQGDKLTSSICTVAIVGQDEAFHMIDQKVIEEIINSMEIKEDAPADQAPLQEEDKGSEEAPMDI, translated from the exons ATGTTCAGGAACCAGTACGATACCGATGTCACGACCTGGAGCCCCGCGGGGCGGCTGTTCCAGGTCGAGTACGCCATGGAGGCCGTCAAGCAGGGTGCGGCGGCTGTCGGCCTCCGATCCACCTCCCACGTCGTCCTCGCCACCGTCAATAAGGCCGCCTCCGATCTCTCCTCGCACCAGCGGAAGGTCTTCAAAATCGATGACCACATCGGCGTCGCCATCGCCGGACTCACTGCCGACGGGCGTGTCCTTTCCCGATACCTCCGCAACGAGTGCATCAACCACGCGTTCGTCTATGAATCCCCTCTCCCCGTGTCGCGACTCGTTGTCCGCCTCGCCGACAAGGCCCAG GTCTGCACACAGCGATCTTGGAAAAGGCCCTTCGGGGTTGGTCTGCTTGTTGCTGGATTAGACGAAACTGGAGCTCACCTCTACTACAACTGCCCCAGTGGAAGCTACTTTGAGTACCAGGCATTTGCAATTGGATCCCGCTCCCAAGCTGCTAAAACATTCCTGGAACGTAGGTTCGAGTCTTTCAACACCTATTCCCGCGATGAACTGATCAAAGATGCAATTTTCGCCATCAAGGAGACGCTACAGGGAGACAAGCTGACCAGTTCAATCTGTACAGTCGCAATTGTTGGACAAGACGAGGCATTTCACATGATTGATCAGAAGGTAATCGAAGAAATAATTAATTCTATGGAGATTAAAGAAGATGCTCCTGCAGATCAGGCTCCCTTGCAAGAGGAGGACAAGGGCTCGGAAGAAGctccaatggatatatga
- the LOC121984593 gene encoding lipid phosphate phosphatase epsilon 1, chloroplastic-like isoform X1 — MLLSTQFTPASRCCRRRSYPPLKPSARLHPKNPILAPLRPPKLHLGENPTAWGYRGVAMTELTRFGALGRGKGMEEDGGTGEAQAILEREAPDLARRFSWRDVEPFINKMTKWIVSGLFGLLILWKHDAESMWVAMGSVLNSMLSIYLKRILNHERPVAGLRSDPGMPSSHAQSIFYIDVTVILLMFHSIGLNPYTVTVGSIALFIGSYLAWLRVSQKLHTSSQVLVGALVGTTFAIVWFELWNSFVLEAFSSHLWVQILVIMGSLAFCFGFVIYVIRYWLRDES; from the exons ATGCTCCTCTCGACGCAGTTCACGCCCGCCTCAAGATGCTGCCGTCGTCGCTCCTACCCGCCTCTGAAACCCTCCGCCCGTCTCCACCCTAAAAATCCCATCTTGGCCCCTCTGCGGCCGCCAAAGCTCCATCTTGGGGAAAATCCAACGGCGTGGGGGTACCGAGGCGTCGCCATGACCGAGTTGACTCGTTTCGGGGCTTTAGGGCGAGGTAAGGGAATGGAGGAGGATGGTGGAACGGGGGAGGCACAGGCGATTCTTGAGCGGGAGGCGCCGGATTTGGCTCGGCGGTTCTCATGGAGGGACGTCGAACCGTTCATCAATAAGATG ACTAAGTGGATAGTGTCTGGTCTCTTTGGCCTTCTCATTCTTTGGAAACATGACGCGGAGAGCATGTGGGTCGCGATGGGGTCAGTCCTAAATTCAATGCTTTCAATTTATTTGAAGAGGATATTGAACCATGAAAGACCTGTTGCTGGTCTAAGATCAGATCCCGGAATGCCATCTTCACATGCACAATCCATCTTCTACATAGACGTCACTGTTATTCTTCTAA TGTTCCACTCAATCGGATTAAACCCATATACTGTGACTGTCGGGAGTATTGCCTTATTTATCGGCTCCTATCTT GCATGGCTTCGGGTATCACAGAAGCTCCACACGTCGAGCCAAGTTCTCGTAGGCGCTCTAGTGGGAACCACGTTTGCAATTGTCTGGTTTGAGTTGTGGAATTCTTTCGTATTAGAAGCCTTTAGTTCTCACCTGTGGGTTCAGATTCTGGTGATCATGGGGTCGCTAGCTTTCTGTTTCGGTTTCGTGATCTATGTGATTCGCTATTGGCTCAGAGACGAGTCATAG
- the LOC121984595 gene encoding Golgi apparatus membrane protein-like protein ECHIDNA, which yields MDPIQPAVENYANPKTCLFHVLFKGAALAFYILSALFIDSFVIIFVVTVFLAALDFWVVKNVSGRILVGLRWWNEINEEGESIWKFECLDQESLARMNKKDSWLFWWTLYLTAVAWIFLAIFSLLRFQADYLLVIGVCLTLSIANIVGFTKCRKDAKKQIQQFASQTIASHFTSSLQSAFSVV from the exons ATGGATCCGATTCAG CCCGCAGTCGAGAATTATGCCAACCCTAAGACGTGCTTGTTCCATGTTCTCTTCAAG GGTGCAGCGCTGGCGTTCTACATTCTGTCGGCGCTCTTCATCGACAGTTTTGTTATCATTTTTGTGGTAACTGTTTTCCTTGCGGCACTAGATTTCTGGGTCGTCAAGAATGTCAGTGGGAGGATTTTGGTCGGGCTGAGGTGGTGGAATGAGATCAATGAGGAAGGAGAGAGCATTTGGAAATTCGAGTGCTTGGATCAGGAG tCTCTTGCACGGATGAACAAGAAGGATTCTTGGCTCTTTTGGTGGACCCTTTATCTCACG GCTGTTGCATGGATTTTTCTAGCAATATTCTCACTTCTAAGATTTCAAGCAGATTATCTCCTTGTAATAGGAGTTTGCTTGACCCTCAGCATTGCAAATATTGTTGGCTTCACTAAATGTCGGAAAG ATGCCAAGAAGCAGATTCAACAATTTGCCAGTCAGACCATTGCATCCCACTTCACCTCGTCGTTACAATCCGCATTTAGTGTCGTCTGA
- the LOC121984594 gene encoding galactinol--sucrose galactosyltransferase-like, whose protein sequence is MAPNLSKLSSAASAGEVLVADETQQASAFGLRGRNLAVHGHAFLHDVPANVTLAPASGGGGGCFVGFSSDTAKSRHVVPLGRLLGIRFMSIFRFKVWWTTQWTGCRGRDVENETQFLLLDRGGAGRPYVLLLPLVDGAFRACLQPGEADDFVDACVESGSSRVRGSDFRSCLYLHAGDDPFALVKDAMRVVRSHLGTFKLLEEKTPPAVVDKFGWCTWDAFYLKVNPEGVWDGVKRLADGGSPPGFVLIDDGWQSIAHDEDSTDQEAMNRTSAGEQMPCRLVKFQENHKFRDYKSKKKQSAAGMGAFVGDLKAEFSTLEHVYVWHALCGYWGGLRPATAGLPPAEVLKPKLSPGLQMTMEDLAVDKIVNNGVGLVPPDRAGELYEGLHAYLASAGIDGVKVDVIHLLEMICEDFGGRVELAKAYYKALTDSVKKNFAGNGVIASMEHCNDFMFLATDAICLGRVGDDFWCTDPSGDPNGAFWLQGCHMVHCAYNSLWMGNFIHPDWDMFQSTHPCAAFHAASRAISGGPIYVSDSVGRHNFDLLKSLALPDGTILRCDHYALPTRDCLFLNPLHDARTVLKIWNLNKITGVLGVFNCQGGGWSREDRRNKSASHCSRTLTATATVMDIEWHNGSRPFPLGEAQLFAVFLSRARKVELRKPEEKIEITLDPFDYELLTVSPVKTLSSSTMSEAVQFAPIGLVNMLNSGGAVQSLETRLFEVAIEVKGAGEMRAFSSAAPLGCRINGEKTEFTYAEGMVALHVPWPGSSSKLTLVEYSF, encoded by the exons ATGGCCCCCAATTTGAGCAAGTTGAGTTCCGCCGCCTCCGCCGGTGAAGTCCTCGTCGCCGACGAGACTCAGCAGGCCTCTGCTTTCGGCCTCAGGGGGCGCAACCTCGCCGTGCACGGCCACGCTTTCCTCCATGACGTCCCTGCTAACGTCACCCTCGCACCGGCCTCCGGCGGCGGCGGTGGCTGCTTCGTTGGCTTCTCCAGCGACACCGCCAAGAGCCGCCACGTGGTGCCGCTGGGCCGCCTACTCGGCATTCGCTTCATGAGCATCTTCCGGTTCAAGGTGTGGTGGACCACCCAGTGGACCGGCTGCCGCGGCCGCGACGTGGAGAACGAGACCCAGTTCCTGCTGCTCGACCGCGGCGGCGCCGGACGCCCCTACGTCCTCCTCCTCCCGCTCGTCGATGGCGCCTTTCGCGCCTGCCTCCAGCCCGGCGAGGCCGACGACTTCGTGGACGCCTGCGTCGAGAGCGGCTCCTCCCGGGTGCGTGGCTCCGATTTCCGGAGCTGCCTTTACCTCCACGCCGGCGACGACCCCTTCGCGCTCGTCAAGGACGCGATGCGGGTCGTCCGCTCCCACTTGGGCACCTTcaagctgctcgaggagaagacgcCGCCGGCGGTCGTGGACAAGTTCGGGTGGTGCACGTGGGACGCGTTCTACCTCAAAGTCAACCCCGAGGGCGTGTGGGACGGCGTCAAGCGCCTCGCCGACGGCGGATCCCCGCCGGGTTTCGTTCTCATCGACGACGGATGGCAGTCCATCGCGCACGACGAGGACTCCACCGACCAAGAAGCCATGAACCGCACCTCCGCCGGCGAGCAGATGCCCTGCCGCCTCGTCAAGTTCCAAGAGAACCACAAGTTCCGCgactacaagagcaagaagaagcagAGCGCCGCCGGCATGGGGGCCTTCGTGGGGGACCTCAAGGCGGAATTCTCCACATTGGAGCACGTCTACGTGTGGCACGCGCTCTGCGGATACTGGGGCGGGCTGAGGCCGGCGACGGCGGGGCTGCCACCGGCGGAGGTCCTGAAGCCCAAACTCTCCCCAGGGTTGCAGATGACCATGGAGGACCTCGCGGTCGACAAGATCGTCAACAACGGAGTCGGACTCGTGCCACCGGATAGAGCCGGCGAGCTCTACGAAGGCCTCCACGCCTACCTCGCCTCCGCCGGCATCGACGGCGTTAAGGTCGACGTCATTCAC TTGTTGGAAATGATCTGCGAGGATTTCGGAGGTCGAGTGGAGTTGGCGAAAGCCTACTACAAAGCTCTGACGGACTCCGTCAAGAAGAACTTCGCCGGTAACGGGGTGATCGCCAGCATGGAGCACTGCAACGATTTCATGTTCTTGGCCACCGACGCTATCTGCCTCGGCCGCGTCG GGGACGATTTCTGGTGCACGGATCCGTCTGGCGATCCGAACGGGGCGTTCTGGCTTCAGGGGTGCCACATGGTGCACTGCGCCTACAACAGCCTGTGGATGGGCAACTTTATACATCCCGACTGGGACATGTTCCAGTCGACTCACCCCTGTGCTGCCTTCCACGCCGCCTCCCGTGCCATCTCCGGCGGCCCCATCTACGTCAGCGACTCCGTCGGCCGCCACAACTTCGACCTCCTCAAATCGCTGGCTCTCCCTGATGGCACCATCCTCCGCTGCGATCATTACGCCCTCCCCACCCGTGACTGCCTCTTCCTCAACCCACTCCACGACGCCCGGACCGTCCTCAAGATCTGGAACTTAAACAAG ATCACCGGAGTTCTCGGAGTCTTCAATTGCCAAGGCGGAGGATGGAGCCGCGAAGACCGGAGGAACAAGAGCGCTTCCCACTGCTCCCGCACCTTGACGGCGACCGCCACCGTGATGGACATCGAGTGGCACAACGGTAGCCGGCCGTTCCCGCTCGGAGAAGCCCAGCTGTTCGCAGTCTTCCTCTCCCGAGCAAGAAAGGTCGAGCTACGAAAACCAGAAGAGAAGATCGAGATCACGCTCGACCCCTTCGACTACGAGCTCCTCACCGTGTCTCCAGTGAAGACACTGTCGTCATCGACGATGTCGGAGGCGGTGCAATTCGCTCCGATCGGGCTGGTGAACATGCTGAACTCCGGCGGCGCTGTGCAGTCATTGGAGACGAGGCTGTTCGAGGTGGCGATCGAGGTGAAGGGAGCGGGAGAGATGAGGGCCTTCTCGTCGGCGGCGCCGCTCGGGTGCCGGATTAACGGAGAGAAAACGGAATTCACCTACGCGGAAGGGATGGTAGCGCTGCATGTCCCGTGGCCGGGTTCTTCCTCTAAGCTGACGCTCGTCGAGTATTCATTCTAA